The Cryptosporangium phraense genomic sequence TCTCCCGGGCCAGCGCGGCTCGCAGAGCGGCGTCGGTCGCGTAGTCGAGGGCCGAGAACGAGTCGTCGAACAGGTAGATCTCCGGCCGGTGCACGAGCGCCCTGGCGATCGCCAACCGCTGGCGCTGCCCGCCCGAGACGTTCGACCCGCCCTGGGCGATCGGGGCGTCCAGGCCCTCGGGCAGCGTCCGGACGAACCCGGCGGCCTGGGCGATCTCCAGCGCCCGCCAGAGCTCCTCGTCGGTCGCGTCCGGATTGCCGTACTTCAGGTTGGACGCGACCGTGCCGGTGAACAGGTACGGGCGCTGGGGCACCAGCCCGATGACCCGGGCCAGGTCGTTCGGCGCCAGCTCGCGGACGTCGATGCCGTCGACCAGCACCGCGCCCGCGGTGACGTCGGACAGGCGGGGTACCAGGTTGAGCAGCGTCGTCTTGCCGCTGCCGGTGCTGCCGATGATCGCGGTGACCTCGCCAGGGTTCGCGACCAGGTCGACCTCGCACAGGATCGGCTGCTCGGCCCCCGGGAACTGGAACGTCGCGCCGCGCAGCTCGAGATGGCCGTGCACGTCGCCCAGCGGCGTCGGGTTCTCGGGCGGCACGACCGTGGTGCCGGTGCCGAGCACCTCCTGGAGGCGCTCCGCGCTCACCTCGGCCCGCGGCGCCATCATGAACATGAACGTGGCCATCATGACCGACATCAGCGTCTGCATGAGGTAGCTCAGGAACGCGGTCAGCGCCCCGATCTGCATGTGGCCGGCGTCGATGCGCTGGCCGCCGAACCAGAGCACGGCGACGCTGGAGATGTTCACGACCGCCATCACGGTGGGGAACATCAGCGACATCAGCCGGCCGGCCCGCAGCGAGACGTCGAAGAGCTCCTCGTTGGACTTCTCGAAGCGCTTGCGCTCGTAGGGCTCGCGGACGAACGCGCGGATCACCCGGATGCCGGAGATCTGCTCGCGGAGCACCCGGTTGATGTCGTCGAGCCGCACCTGCATGAGCCGGAACTGCGGCCGCATCCGGCTGATGACGATCGCGATGACGACGACCAGCACCGGCAGCGCGACCAGCAGGATCGAGGCCAGCGGGATGTCTTGGTGCAGGGCCAGCAGGATGCTGCCCACGCACATGACCGGCGCCGCGATCACGATCGTCAGCGTCATGACGACGAGCATCTGGACCTGCTGGACGTCGTTCGTGATGCGGGTGATCAGCGACGGCGTGCCGAACGTGCCGACCTCCCGCGCGGAGAACGACTGCACGCGGTCGTACAGCGCGCCCCGGACGTCCCGGCCGAGCGCCATCGCGACCTTCGCGCCGACGTACACCGCGCCGATCGAGCAGACGATCTGCGCGAGGCTCACCGCGAGCATCACCCCGCCGAGCTCCATGATGTAGCCGGTGTCGCCCTTCACCACGCCGTTGTCGATGATGTCGGCGTTGAGGGTGGGCAGGTAGAGCATCGCGAGCGTCTGCAGCAGCTGCAGGACGACGACCACGAGCAGCGGCCGCCGGTACGGCCGCAGATGTGTTCGCAACAGGGAGATCAGCACGCCTGGCTCTCTCGTTCGGACTTCTGGTGGGGAAACGGAGCATCCTCCAGCGCCCGCGCGGCGGGAGCTACCCGCTCGAGCGCGGCGCGCAGGAAGTCAGTGAACGGCAGATCGCCGTCATCGCGAAGCCAATATTCGCCCGCGGCCCGGATCGCCCCCGCGAACGCGCCGCCGACCACCCGGGCGGCGAGCGGATCGCAGCCGGTGCGCCCGGCGATGACCTCGGCCAGCAGGAACTCGACCATCAGGGAGTTACGCAGGTATTCGGCGCGCATCGCCTCGGTCGCGGCCAGCATCCGGGTGATCGCCTTGTCGTGCTCGCCCTGCCCGCGGACCTCGAGGATCGTCTCGCACAGCACGCGGTCGAGCGGTTCGCCGGGCGGCCGGGCCGTCAGAGCGGCCCCGAGGGCGTCGGCCCAGCGCATGCGGACCGTGCAGATCGCCTGCTCGCGGCTGGAGAAGTAGTTGTTGAACGTGCGCGGGGAGACGCCGGCGGCCGCCGCGATGTCGTCGACCCGGACGTTTCCCGGACCCACCTCGAGCGCCAGCTTGAAGGCGGCCTCGCCGATCGCGTCGCGGGTGGCCTGCTTCTTCCGCTCCCGCCAGGTGACGAGACCGGACGAATGATGCTCGATCTCGACCGGAAACTCCGGGTACTGCACGTCGCTCACGGCGATCACCGTACGCCGCTGTTGCGGGCCACGCAAATTTTCTAAATCCGCAATTTTGCGAGATCCGCACTGTGCTTGCGATCACATGGAGAGCCGGAATTGAGTCGGCCACGCTCAAGTTTTCTGACAGCGAGAGATTCTACTGAAGGAGACATCATGAGCATCACTCTCTGGACGCGCCGGGACCCGTTCGCCGAGTTCGACGCGCTGGTTCGCCGGTCCTTCGGCCCGACGGCCACTGCTCGTCCGACCGTCTTCACCCCGGCCGCCGAGGTCACCCGCGACGGTGACGACGCGGTCGTCCGCCTCGAGGTGCCGGGTCTGGACGTCGAGAAGGACGTGACGGTCGAGGTCACCGAGGGTCGGCTGGTCGTCCGGGGCGAGCGCCGGGACGAGCGCAGCGAGGAGCGCGACGGCCGTTCGTTCAGCGAGGTTCAGTACGGCTCGTTCCGCCGGACGTTCCGTCTGCCCAAGCACCTGACCGCCGACGCCGTGTCCGCGTCCTACGATGCGGGAGTACTGACCCTCCGCGTGGCTGGTGCTCACGAGGCTCCGGCGGCCCCCGAGGCGCGGCGGATCGCGATCGCGACGGCTCCGGTCGTCGAGGCTCCGGCCTCGGACGAGCGTGTTACCGACGAGTCCGCAGTTTGATCCTGATTCAAAATCCGGGTCGGATCCGCTGAGGGTCCGGCGCTTTTTCTGTCTCGCTATGCGGGAATTGCAAGTGCTCGCTTCGCTGTGTGACCCCATGAACGCGTTCCGGTGCGATATCACTGTTCGGGGGAGCGACCAGCGTCCCCACGCGACGAAACGGGTCACACAGCAATGACGACGAAGCGACGTGGGAAGAGCCGCGAGATCGCCCGGTCGGCTATTTCCGTCCTCAGTGAGCACGGAGTCCGGAACGCCCGGTTAGCTGACATCGGCGCAGGACTCGGCATGACCGGGGCGCATCTCCTGTACTACTTCGAGAGCAAGACCGACCTGTTCATGGCGGCGCTGCGGATCGTCGAATCCGACCTGCGCGAGAAGGCCGTCGCGGCCTTCGCCGATCTCCCCACGGCCCGTGAACGCTGGCAGTGGCTGCTCAACGCGGCTGCGCCCAGCGGCCTGCGCGACAGCAACCTGATGATGTGGCTCGAGGCCTGGACCGAGGCGGTTCACGACCCGGCCGTGCACCAGCTCATCACCGAGCTCGAGGCCGACTGGCAGGGCCTGGTCCGCGAGGTCCTGCAGTACGGCAAGACGACCGGCGAGCTCGACGCCGACCTCGACGTCGACACGTTCATCGAGGGCTTCTCGGCTCTGCTCGACGGGCTGACGATTCGGGTGGTGATCGGGTACCGGCCGGTCGACAAGGCCCGCATCGTCCAGATCTGCGAGCAGTTCGCCGAGTCCCAACTCCGCTGGAACACCGCCGCGACCGTCTAGGGGCCCTCGAGCGGGTTCGGGCGGTCTTCTCGTTCCTCCAGGTAACGCGTGTGGTCGGCGAGCCGCTGTTCGTCGGCGGCGTACACCGCCTCGGCGACCCGGCGGGCGTCGTCCCGGATCAGGTTCAGCTGCTTCATCAGCTCGGCCGACGGCCGACCGCCCCCGTACCACCGGGGCAGCGCCAGATAGGACTCCAGCGACGTCGGCAGGTCCGAGCGCACCACGCGGGACACCGCGTAGGCCTGATCGGGGCTGCCGGCCAGCGCGGCCGGCCGGTCGAGCACCCCGAGCAGCAGCTCCGCGGTCTCGCGGACCCGCTCCAGCGCACCCGCGGGCAGCCGCCCGCTCACCGCGTCCACGCGCTTGACCAGCGTGGCCAGATCGGCCCGCACCGCGGCCGCGTCCTCCGACGAATCACCCGCGACCACCAGCCGCACGCGCTCCGACGGCGTCGCCAGCGCGCCGGCCGCGTACAAGCCGACGGCCATCACCCACCACCAGGCACCGCCGAAACCGGCGGCGCCCAGCCCTAGCCCGACCAGCCCGCCCAGGCACCCGACGATGTTCTTCCGGGAGCCCAGGTAGACCAGGAACCTATTGGTAGCCACGGATCTCCTTGAACACCGTGGTCAGCGAGTCCGTGTGGGCGTCGAACGTCCGCCCGCCGGTCAGGGTCGCGATCTGGTTCATCTCGCTCTCCCGGCTCTCGCCGAACAGCACCGGGTACACCGGGATCGTCCGCTGCGCGGCCGGATACCCGGCGAACGACGTCCGGAAGTCGTCCAGCTTCGGTCCGCTGGTGTTCTCGCCGTCGGTCATGAGGACGATCGACGTCACCGGGCCGTCCGTCGTCGGGCTCGTCCGGAGCAGGTCGTAGGCCCGGTCGAGCGCGCCGTAGACCGCGGTGCCCCCGTCGGCCTTGAGCGCCGACACCGCGCTCCGGATGCGCGCCAGCGCGGCGTCCGGATCGCCGGCCGGGACGGTCACCGTCACCGGGGCCTTCACGCTCGACGAGAACGCGAGCAGCGTGACCTCCTCCCGCGCGCGGAAGCGCGCGAACCGGCCCGTCAGCGTCGTGTCGGCCCCGGTCAGCCCGGTGAGCGCGGCCCGGAGCCCGTTGATCCGCTCGCCCTTCATCGACCCCGACGTGTCCAGCACGTACACCGTGCGCGACGGACGGCGGATCTCGTTCTGGTACGCCGACAGCAGCGCGTCGACGGCGTCCCGCCGGGCCGGGAACGGCAGCTCGATCAGCTGTGCGGATTTGAGCGGCTCGGGCAGCGGCACGGTCGGCTCGATCGGCCGCCTGCGCGTAGCGTCCAGAATGGCCTTTTGACGCTCGGCCGACCGCAGGTCGGTCACCACCCGGGTGAACGCGTCACGCGCGGACGGCGAGGCCGAGTCGAGCAGGGTCAGCGGGTAGTCGGCGGTGACGACGCCGTCGCTCGGGTAGATGAGCGTGAGCGGCTCCGGAAGCTTCGCGGTCGCGTTGAGTGAGAGCAGCACCGACTCGTAGTTGATCAGCCCGTCGACCGGGGCACCGGGCGACTTGCCGGTCGCGCGCTTCACGTACGCGTCGGCGAGCCAGCCGGAGGACCCGGCGGTCAGCGTCTGACCGGCGAACATCGTCTTCAGCCGGGGACCGACCTTGGTGACGTCGGCGGTCGTCAGTGCGTCGCCGGCCCCGGAGAGCGCGGCCGCGACGCCGACCAGCGCCGAGAAGCCGGTGTTGGACGCGGACGGGTCGGTCATGCCGAAGCTGAACTTCCGGGCCGCGGCCGCCTCGGCGATCTGGGCCCAGCTCGGCGCCTTGCTGCTCCAGCCCAGGCGCTGCGCGACCGACCGCTTGACCCCGAGGACGACCGGCGAGGTCATGATCTTCTCCTGCGTCCGCAGGTGGGTGCGGGCCTCGGGCAGCAGGCCGAGGTACCGGTTGGACGAGAACCAGACCGCGTCGTACTTCTTGCCCGCGCTCCCGTCCGCGACCGCCTGGGCTCCGTCGAGCGTGCCCGCGTAGTCCAGCTGCACGGTGACGCCGGTCTCGGTCCGCAGGTCGTCGAGGATCGGCTTGAGGTCCTCGAGCTCGCTTCCGGCGAGCACCCGGAGGGTGGTCGGGCTCGACTTCCCGGACGCCGCCGGCGCCGGGTCCCCCGAACTGCTCGTGCAGCCGGCCGCGAGCGCTACCGCGGCCATCAGGACGGCGAGCCTGCGCACGCTCAGCCTTCCAGCTCGGTGCGGCGCGACCGTTCCAGGTAGGCGGACGACCGCTGCAGCTCGCTGTTGAGCGTCTCGACGGTGGTGGACATGCTCTCGACCGCGCGCGCCTTGAACGTGTCGATGCTGTCCAGCGTGGTGTAGATCTGGTCGAACGCGGCCTTGAGCGTCGCGACGCCGACGGCCGGGTCGGCGGCGATCTGCTGGATCTGGCCGCTCTGGGCCGCGAGCATCGCCGCGTTCGAGCGGATCAGGTCCTCGGTGGTGCCCTTGAGCGCGGTGACCTGCTCGATCACCATCTTCTGGTTCGCCAGCGCCTGAGCGATCGTCACCGCGACCCGCAGCGCCGAGACCGTGGTGGTCGACGCCCGCTCGACGCCCTTGATCAGCTCGTCGTTGCTCCGCCGGATCGTGTCCATGGCCAGGTACCCCTGGGCGCACACGGCCAGCTGGACCAGCAGGTCCTGGTACTTCTGCCGGACCGGGAACAGCACGTCGGCGCGGAGCGCGTCGGCGTGCTGGGGGTCGCTGATCGTGGCGATCTTCGCCTCGACCGCGGCGTCGAGCGCCTGGGCCAGCACCGCGTACTCCTGGAGCTTGCCCATCGTGTCCCAGAGCCGGGTCCGCTCGCCCTGGATCGCCGCGTTGTCCCGGCGCAGCTCGTCCTGGCCGCTGCGCAGCGCGGTGACGATCTTGGTGATGTTCGTGTTCGCCGACTGGTATCGCGAGACCAGGTCACGCAGCTTGTTGCCGAACGGCAGCTTGGAGAGCAGCTTCCGGCCCTTGGCGTTCGGGTCGCCCGGGTCGAGGTCCTCGACGACCCGGCGCAGCTCGACGAGGTTCTTGCCGACCCGCTGCTGGGCGTCGGCGCCCTCGCCCTTGGCACCGGCCAGCGTGCTCAGCGACCGGTCGAGCATGCGGTTGGTGACCTGGGCCGAGGCCCGGACGTCGGAGTCGCCGAGCGTCGAGACCGAGTTGACCCGGCTGAGGAACTCCGGCGTGCGGGGGTCGAGGTCGGCGATCGAGTCGACGAACGTCGCGGCGCGCTCCTCGAGCTGGGACCGGGTTGCGTCGGCGATCGGGACCAGCGTGGCGGCTCTCTCGACGGGGATCGCGGCGACCGGCTCCGGGGGAGTCAGCACCAGCGGGTCGGGCTCGGGCGGGGTCAGAGTCAACGTGGTCCTCTCAGCGGTCGTACGCGCCGGCGATCGCGGTCAGCAGGCGCTCGAGCGTTTCGTAGGTGGGGGGTTCGACGACGTCGACCAGGTCGCGGGCCACCGGCGCGGCCGGGGCACCGGCCTTGGACAGGACGTCGGTGAACGTCTTCGGGCTCGCGGTCCGGAAGCCGAACGTGGCCGCCAGCTCGGTCAGCTTGGGATCGTTGGTGAGCAGATCACCGATCTGGTTGCCCTCGGGCTTCAGCGGGACCAGCGTGTGCTTGGACAGCACGGTCGGCGAGGGGTAGATCAGCGTCATGTCGGGCCGGATCGAGCCGTCCTTGCGGTTGAGCCGGTCGACGTACTGGGCCTCGTAGATCATCACCAGCGGCGTCTTGCTCATGCCGATCGCCAGGTAGTCCTCGAACGGGCCTTCGGACGAGCTGTCGGTGTAGCCCTGGTTGAGGAAGAGCTTCGCCAGCGCCGGGAGCACCTTCTGCTCCTGCGCGGCGCTCTGCACGACGTCGTCGCCGTTGAGGACGTAGGACGCGATCGCGGTGTACATCGCGGCCGAGTTCGACGACCTGGGGTCGGTGGTGCTCAGCAGCACCGACTTCTTCGCCTGGTACGCGGTGTTGCCCGGCAGGCTGTTCCACCGGGTGCCCTTGGCGACGAGTTCGAGGTACTTCTCCATGTCCAGCACGGTGTACGAGCCGCTCTTGCGTACTACGCCCGCCCTGGTCAGGGTCTCGACGATCGGCGTGAACGTCGCCACCGCCATCGGCGAGGAGAACGGCGTGTAGACCCGGCCGGCCTTGCGCAACCGCTGGATCTTCTCGCCGGCCGGCGCGCTGGACGGGAACGCGAACGCGTACTGGTCGAGGTTCACGGTGGTCGCGATCTCCCGCGACCCGGCCGGGTCGACCTGGACGTCCAGGCAGTGGGCGGCGAAGGCCGCTTTCACTCGGGAGTCCGCGAAGAACGCGGACTTCTCCGAACCGACGACGCCGCGGACCGTGGTGGTCTTCTGGCAACTGGCCGTGGTGGTGGCCTGGTCGCTGCCCCGGTCGCGGCCGAGGATCGCGACGACTGCTACTCCGACGACCAACACCGCCGCGAGCGCGATGCCGAGCCAGCGTCTCAACCGCTTTTCCTTTCGGCCGATCGGGGGAGGGACCGCTGTTCAGCCCCTCGACTCGATCGTGGCGCGGCGGGACAAGGGATGCCGAGTCGATCGGCCAACGGAGGGCGTCCGCGAGGCGAACGTTGGGTTAACGAGAGTTGATTACTTGATCGCACGGTCCGGAATGATTGAGGTCGTGGTGAAGCGGTAGGCCCACACTGTCGGGTTCTTGGCATTGCCGTCGTCGTCGAACCCGAGGGAGCCGGTCAGCCCGTCCTCGTCGTAGTCGTCGACGAAGTCCATCACCTCGGGACGGGAACCGTTGCCGTTGCCGATCGCGGCCAGGAACACGTTCGCCGCGTCGTAGGCCTCGGCCGCGTAGGGGCCGGGGGCGGCGCCGAACTCGGCCCGGAACGCGGTGCCGAAGGCCGGGTCGACGCGTTCGGGCGGGGCGCACGCGCAGAGCGTGACGGTCCCCTCGGCGTACGGGCCGGCGTACTTGAGGAACTCGGTGTCCTTGGCGCCGTCGCCGGTGACCAGGGGTGCGCCGATCTGGGCCTGGGAGAGTCCCTTGCGCAGGCGCCCGGCGTCGTCGTAGTAGCCGCCGAAGAAGATCGCGGCGGCTCCGGACGAGATGATCCGCTGGGCCAGGTCGGTGTAGTCGGTCGTGCCCGGGGTGATCGTCTTGATCCCGGCCGTGCCGTCCTCGCCGAGGGCGGCGGCGACGGCCCTGGCCTGCTGGCTGCCGTAGTCGCTGCCGTCGTTGACGACGAAGACCCGCTTGATGTCGAGCACCTTGTCGAAGTAGGACGCGGCGGCCAGGGCGGTCGCGTCGTCGTCGCCGACGAGGCGGTGGAACGCTCGCCAGCCGTTCTGGGCCAGGCCCGGGGACGGGGCGGTCGGGGTGATGAACGGGAGGCCGGCCGAGTTCAGGACCCCGCCGGTGGCCTGGGTCTCGGTCGACAGCGCCGGGCCGACGACGCCGACGATCGCGCTGTCGGCGACCAGGCCGGCCGCGAGGTTGTTGGCCGTGGGGGCGTCGCCCTGCGTGTCGGCCTTCTTGAGGGTCACCGTGCAGGCCGGGTGCCGGCGGTTGTACTCGGTGACGGCGAGGGTCGCGCCGCGGTAGCTGTTCAGGCCGAAGGCGCCCGAGGGACCGGTGAGGGGGCCTTCCCAGGCGAGGCGGCGGCCGCAGACCGGGTTGGTGGCGACGGGCTCCTTCCGGCCGTTGCCGGCGGCGTCGCTGCCCTGGTCGTCGGGGTTGCCGGTGCCGTTGAGGAGGGTTCGGCCGACGACGACCGCGACGATCACGGCGAGCACCGCGACGAACGCCGCCGCGATCTGCCACGGCTGCCACCGCGCGGCTCGGCCCGGAGTCCGTTCGGCGCCGGCCGGCGGGGGTGGGGCGGTCGGCGTCGGCGGGGGCGGGTCGTCCGGAGGTGTCGGGTCCGGGCTCCCCGGCGGAGCCGGGGCTGCGGACGGCGGGGCGCTCGCGGGTGGGGGCGCGGCCAGGGTGCCGGTGGCGACTACCAGTTCGGGGTTCTCGACGACCGTGGGTGCCACGCCCAGCCGCTGGAACAGGAGCGTGGACACCAGCGGAATCCGGCTCGACCCACCCACCAGGAACAACCCCGCGACCTCGCCCGGCGGCACCCCGGCCTCGCGTAACGCGTTCCGGGTCGTGGTCACGGTCCGGTCGAGCAGCGGCCGGGCCAGCCGCTCCAGTTGCTCCCGCCCGAGCGGCAGATCGTCGTTCAGCAACGGCACGTGCACGGTCGCCGACGACGCCCGCGACAGCACCTCCTTCGCCGTCCGCACGTCGTCCCAGAGCAGCCGGGCCGCCCGCCGGTCGGCGGCGTCCTGCGGCCACTCCAGCCGGTGCCAGTGCTCGGCGCCGCGGGGCCCCAGCGCCGCCCCGAGATACCCGAACACGGCCGCGTCGATGTCGAGCCCGCCGAGGTCGCTGATCCCCTCGGTCGCGGTCGGTTCGAACCCGTCCGCGGTCCGGCGCACGACCGTCGCGTCGAACGTCCCGCCGCCGAGGTCGTACACGACGACGCTCTGCCCGGGCTCGACGCCGACCTCGGGCAGGGCCAGGAACGAGTAGGCGGCGGCGACCGGCTCGGGCATCAGCCGCGGCTCGGCGATCCCCGCCATCCCGGCCGCCCGGGTCAGCACCCCGAGCCGCCGCGACGCCCAGCTCACCGGGTGCGTCAGCGTGACCGTCGCGGGCGGACGCCCGGCCACCCGGGTGGCTTCGGCCAGCACGCGCGCGAGCACGGCCGCGATGAGCTGGGTGACCGGCAGTTCGGCGTCCCCCAGCAGGACGGTGCCGTCGTCGATGCGTCGCTTCGGATTGGGTTCGAAGCGGTCGGGGCGCGAGCGCGCCGCGTGGGCCGCGTCGCGGCCGGTCAGCAGCTGACCGCTCGGGTCGGCGAACACCGCGGACACCAGCAACGGCGAGCCGTCGAACAGGAGCGTCTCCGGCGGACCGTCGCCGCGGCGGAGCACCGCGACCGTGTTCGACGTGCCGAAGTCGATCCCGAGGGAAGGCGCGCCGGTCATGCCGCGCAACCTAGCGTCCGTCGTCGTAGTGCGCCCCGCGAAGGGTCAGGTCGACGACCTCGGTGACGTACTCCTCGGCCTGCTCGATCATCTTCGGACGCAGCTCGGCCGGGGTCGCCACCACGTGCATGAGCACCGCGCCGAACACGCTGTCGATGATCGCGGTCGGGTTGGCGTCGGCCGGGAGGTGGCCGGCCTCGATGGCGTCGCGGACCAGCTGACGGGTCCGCCGCACGGCGGGCGTGATGACCTCGCGGTGGAACAGCTCGAGCAGCTCCGGATCCTGCGGAGCCTCGACGTAGAGCCGGAGCAGCGCGTTGCCGCCCGGCGCGAGGTAGCGCTCGAGGCTGCTCAGCGCGGTCCGCAGCAGCGTGTCGCGGAGGCTCAGACCGTCGACCGGCGTCGGCGGCGGCTCGACCCGCGACATGGCCGCGACGAGCAGCTCCCGGCGGTCCTTCCAGCGGCGGTAGAGCGAGTCGCGGCTGACGTCGGCGGCGCGGGCGACGGCCTCGAAGTTGAAACCGGCCCAGCCCTGGTCGCCGTAGATCGTGAGCGCGGCGGCCGCGATCCGCGCCTCGACGCCGGGGTCACGGGGCCGTCCGCGCACTGATGTTCACCTCACACTCCGAATTGCCGACACAGATCGTCGGTATTATCGTCGGAGTGTAGGTGAGCCCGAGGGAGACCGTGGTGGCAGCGAGCGGAATCGTCGTGCTGGGTACCGAGCAGCAGGCGGCCTGGGGGCGTCGAGAGCTGCCGCCGGTGGAGAAGCTGCCGGCCGGGCTGTGGTCGGTTCCGGTGCCGATCCCCGACAACCCGCTGCGCTACACGCTGACCTATCTCATTCCCGGCGACACCGGCGTGGTCGTCGTCGACCCGGGCTGGAACGACGACGAGACCTGGGCCGCGCTGCTGGCCGGGCTCGGCACCGCCGGTTTCGGGCTCGGCGACGTGATCGGCCTGGTCGCGACGCACGTCCACCCCGACCACCACGGGCTCTCGCTGCGGCTGCGGGCCGAGACCGGCGCCTGGATCGCGATGCACCCGGCCGAGCGCGACTCGATGCCGCAGCGCTTCGGCGTCACGACGCCGGAGAAGCGGCACGCGGGGATGACCCGGATCCTGCGGATCTCGGGTGCCTCCGACGAGGAGATCGACGGCCTCCTCGGCGGTGGTGACGGGCGCGGTGAGCCGGACTTCCGGATGGCCGAGCCGGACGTCCTCCTGGAGGACGGCGACCCGGTGCCGTTGCCGGGCCGGCGGATCCGCACCGTGTGGACGCCCGGGCACACGCCGGGCCACATCTGTCTGGCCGAAGAGGACGCGCGGCTGATCCTGACCGGCGACCACGTCCTGCCCCGGATCAGCCCCAACATCGGCCTCGGGCCGGTGCAGGACGCCGAGCCGCTGTCGGCGTTCCTGGCGTCGCTGTCCAAGGTGGCGGCCTACGACGACCACGACGTGCTGCCGGCGCACGAGTACCGGTTCCGGGGCCTGGCCGCCCGGACGTCCGAGCTGATCGCGCACCACGAGGAGCGGTGCCGGGAGCTCGTCGCGGTCGTGCGGTCGGCCGGTGAGCCGACGATGTGGGAGACCGCGAAGGCGCTGACCTGGTCGCGGCCCTGGGAGGAGATCGGGCGGATGCGGTTCGCCGCCCTGGGCGAGACCGCGGCCCACGTCCAGTACCTGGTGCACCGGGGCGACCTGGCCTGGGCGCCCCCGGCCGTCCCGGACGGCCCGGCCCGCGTCCGCGTCGCCGCCTGACCCGGTCGGGCCTATCGGTCGGCGGCGAGGCGGACGCCGAGGCCGATGAAGAGCGTGCCGGTCGCGGCGTCGATTCGGCGCCGGGCCGCGCGCCGACCGCGGAGCCAGCCGCCGATCCGGCC encodes the following:
- a CDS encoding TetR/AcrR family transcriptional regulator codes for the protein MRGRPRDPGVEARIAAAALTIYGDQGWAGFNFEAVARAADVSRDSLYRRWKDRRELLVAAMSRVEPPPTPVDGLSLRDTLLRTALSSLERYLAPGGNALLRLYVEAPQDPELLELFHREVITPAVRRTRQLVRDAIEAGHLPADANPTAIIDSVFGAVLMHVVATPAELRPKMIEQAEEYVTEVVDLTLRGAHYDDGR
- a CDS encoding MBL fold metallo-hydrolase; amino-acid sequence: MAASGIVVLGTEQQAAWGRRELPPVEKLPAGLWSVPVPIPDNPLRYTLTYLIPGDTGVVVVDPGWNDDETWAALLAGLGTAGFGLGDVIGLVATHVHPDHHGLSLRLRAETGAWIAMHPAERDSMPQRFGVTTPEKRHAGMTRILRISGASDEEIDGLLGGGDGRGEPDFRMAEPDVLLEDGDPVPLPGRRIRTVWTPGHTPGHICLAEEDARLILTGDHVLPRISPNIGLGPVQDAEPLSAFLASLSKVAAYDDHDVLPAHEYRFRGLAARTSELIAHHEERCRELVAVVRSAGEPTMWETAKALTWSRPWEEIGRMRFAALGETAAHVQYLVHRGDLAWAPPAVPDGPARVRVAA